In Citrus sinensis cultivar Valencia sweet orange chromosome 2, DVS_A1.0, whole genome shotgun sequence, a single genomic region encodes these proteins:
- the LOC102619456 gene encoding plant UBX domain-containing protein 4 — protein MEKPTAEANSSLINSFVEITSSTKDEALFFLESHQWNLDAAVSTFLDNAAAATASPEASQSVATLPAVNSPSLSNSPSTSPSASLSRSPSRSRSPSPAAARDPYELRSRSRPGKKEDKKAATGTSRGGIRTLADLNRTPPGGADSDDDDDEPQQYYTGGEKSGMLVQDPTKGNQVDEIFNQARQSAVERPDLRASSSSKAFTGTARLLSGETVSSAPAPPPENVSHNITFWRNGFTVDDGPLRGMDDPANASFLESIMRSECPRELEPADKKTRVHVELINKREEDYSEPPKRRSAFQGVGRTLGGSDSPASAALNTAPSPSSGLVVDATLPTTSVQLRLADGTRMVARFNHHHTIRDIHRFIDASRPGSARNYQLQAMGFPPKQLTDLDQTVEQAGIANSVVIQKL, from the exons ATGGAGAAACCAACAGCAGAAGCTAACTCTTCTTTAATCAATTCTTTCGTGGAGATCACATCATCCACCAAAGACGAAGCTCTCTTCTTCTTGGAGTCTCATCAGTGGAATCTAGACGCCGCCGTTTCGACTTTTCTAGACAACGCCGCAGCTGCCACTGCCTCCCCCGAAGCGTCTCAATCGGTCGCTACTCTCCCTGCCGTTAACTCCCCATCGCTTTCAAACTCCCCCTCGACCTCTCCGTCTGCGTCTTTGTCTCGTTCCCCGTCCCGGTCTCGGTCGCCATCACCTGCTGCGGCTCGCGATCCGTACGAGCTGCGTTCCCGAAGCCGACCGGGGAAGAAGGAGGATAAGAAGGCGGCGACTGGGACATCACGTGGGGGCATTCGGACTCTTGCTGATCTGAATAGGACTCCTCCTGGTGGGGCCGATAGCgatgacgacgacgacgagCCGCAGCAGTATTATACTGGTGGTGAGAAGAG CGGGATGCTGGTCCAAGATCCTACCAAAGGAAATCAAGTGGATGAAATTTTCAATCAAGCTAGACAATCAGCTGTAGAAAGGCCTGACCTTCGAGCATCATCAAGCTCAAAAGCCTTCACTGGAACAGCAAGGTTACTCTCTGGAGAGACAGTATCATCTGCTCCAGCTCCTCCGCCTGAAAATGTCTCACACAACATCACTTTTTGGAGGAATGGGTTCACTGTAGATGATGGTCCATTGCGGGGGATGGATGATCCTGCAAATGCTTCCTTTTTGGAG AGCATCATGAGGTCCGAGTGCCCAAGGGAGCTTGAACCAGCTGATAAGAAAACTCGTGTGCATGTTGAACTCATCAATAAGCGAGAGGAGGACTACTCT GAACCACCGAAGCGCCGATCTGCATTCCAGGGTGTAGGGAGAACTTTGGGTGGCAGTGACTCTCCTGCCTCTGCTGCCTTAAACACTGCTCCATCACCATCATCTGGTCTAGTTGTGGATGCAACTTTACCGACTACCTCTGTCCAGCTGAGGTTAGCAGATGGTACTCGCATGGTTGCTCGCTTCAACCACCACCATACTATCAGAGATATTCACAGATTCATTGATGCATCAAGACCCGGCAGTGCAAGAAACTACCAACTACAGGCAATGGGGTTCCCTCCAAAGCAACTCACCGATCTAGACCAGACTGTAGAGCAAGCTGGCATTGCTAACTCAGTGGTTATCCAGAAACTGTAG